Within the Streptomyces sp. NBC_00554 genome, the region GCGCAGCAGCCCTGCCGCCTGCCCGAGCACCGGGATGCTGCCCACCGACGGCGCCTGCGCCAGCGGCCCCGTAAGAGCCTGCGACGACAGCGGCTTGAAGTCGGCCAGCTGTGTGGCGACCCCGTTGTCGAGGGGGTCGACGCCGGTGCCCGCCAGCGGGTTGGGCTTGAGCCCCGCGACCGGCCCTGTGACGTACCCGACCGTGCCGGTCAGCGCGCCCAGACCCGCCTGAGGGTCGATGTTGCCGATCGAGGTGGGCCGGGTGCGCACGACGTCCACAACGGGGTCCGCGTCCGCGACGGCCGGGGCGGCGACGGCCGCACCGGCAGCAACGACCACGCCGGCCGCGGTGGCGATGCGCGCGGTCCTGCGCGCCATGGTGGTCAGCTGGTCTGCGTGTCGCGCCATCACATTTCCTATTCGGAGAGCAACTTGATTGACACGCAGAGTAGTTGACTCGGGTCCTCTTCCGGGCGGTCCTGGCGGCTGATTCCCCTGTGCGGCCCAACAGGCATATCAGCGCCAGTCCCAGGAACAAACAAACACAGAAGATCAGTCGGCAGAGACCATGCAGACCATTCGCGTGACCAAGCCCGGCGACGCCTCCGAACTCCACGTGGAGGAGGTTGAGCCGCCCCGCCCCGGCAGCGGCCAGGTCCTGGTCCGCAACACGGCCGCCGGCGTCAACTTCATCGACGTCTACTACCGCGACGGCACCTATCCCGCCGAATACCCCTTCACCCCGGGCCAGGAGGGCGCCGGAGTGGTCGAGGCCGTCGGCGAAGGCGTGACGGCGTTCACTCCGGGCGCCCGCGTCGCGTACGCCACCCAGCTGGGCGCGTACGCCGAGTACACCGTGGTGCCCGAGGACAAGCTGATCCCCGTCCCCGACGGCGTCGACCTGACCGACGCCGGCGCCGTCACCCTCCAGGGGATCGCCGCGTACTACCTGACCCACCAGACGCACCCGGTCGCCAAGGGCGAGACCGTCGTGGTCCTGGCCGCGGCGGGCGGCCTCGGCCGACTCCTGGTCCAGCTCGCCGTGGCCCGCGGAGCGACCGTCATCGCCGTCACCTCCACCCCGGAGAAGGAGCGGATCGCCCGCGAGGCAGGGGCCCAACACACCGTCGGCTACGACAGGTTCAACGAGTCCGTACGCGAACTGACCGGCGGAAAGGGCGCCCAGGTCGTGTACGACTCGGTGGGCGCCGCGACCTACCTCGCCGGCCTGCGCAGCCTCGGCCGCCGGGGCACGCTCGCGCTGTGCGGCCTGTCCAGCGGCGCGGTGCCGCCCCTGAATGTCGAGCTGCTGCGCGACGGCGGGTCGCTGTTCCCGACCCGGCCGACCATGAAGGACCACGTGTACGACGCCGAGACCCTGCGCGCGGCGGGCGGCGCCGTCTTCTCGTACGTGGCGGACGGCGTCCTCAAGCCCCTGGTCCACGCGTCCCTCCCGCTGGGCGAGGCCGCCAGGGCACACCGCCTCCTGGAGAGCCGCGCCACCACCGGCAAGCTGCTGCTGACGCCCTGAACTCCGCGTCGGTTTTTTCCGTGAC harbors:
- a CDS encoding quinone oxidoreductase — its product is MQTIRVTKPGDASELHVEEVEPPRPGSGQVLVRNTAAGVNFIDVYYRDGTYPAEYPFTPGQEGAGVVEAVGEGVTAFTPGARVAYATQLGAYAEYTVVPEDKLIPVPDGVDLTDAGAVTLQGIAAYYLTHQTHPVAKGETVVVLAAAGGLGRLLVQLAVARGATVIAVTSTPEKERIAREAGAQHTVGYDRFNESVRELTGGKGAQVVYDSVGAATYLAGLRSLGRRGTLALCGLSSGAVPPLNVELLRDGGSLFPTRPTMKDHVYDAETLRAAGGAVFSYVADGVLKPLVHASLPLGEAARAHRLLESRATTGKLLLTP